A single region of the Streptomyces sp. NBC_01262 genome encodes:
- a CDS encoding DsbA family protein, translating into MNDASAPVLEYWCELQCPDCAAALDDLRALRAKYRDALVIQLRHFPLEKHKHAYAAAQAAEEAFVQGNGWAYTEAVLARVGELGARGEKLLVEIAAEVGLDADEVDTALVDGRHLLVVDADQAEGKAIGVAGTPTYVIGGERLDGSKSQDGLRLRIEAIADRLLARG; encoded by the coding sequence ATGAACGACGCTTCGGCCCCCGTGCTCGAATACTGGTGCGAACTGCAGTGCCCCGACTGCGCCGCAGCCCTGGACGACCTGCGCGCGCTGCGGGCCAAATACCGTGACGCGCTGGTCATCCAGCTCCGCCACTTCCCCCTGGAGAAGCACAAGCACGCCTACGCCGCCGCCCAGGCCGCCGAGGAGGCCTTCGTCCAGGGCAACGGCTGGGCCTACACCGAGGCCGTCCTCGCCCGCGTCGGTGAGCTCGGCGCCCGCGGCGAGAAGCTGCTCGTCGAGATCGCCGCCGAGGTCGGCCTCGACGCCGACGAGGTCGACACCGCGCTCGTCGACGGCCGCCACCTGCTCGTCGTCGACGCCGACCAGGCCGAGGGCAAGGCCATCGGCGTCGCCGGCACGCCCACGTACGTCATCGGCGGCGAGCGGCTCGACGGCAGCAAGAGCCAGGACGGCCTGCGCCTGCGCATCGAGGCCATCGCCGACCGCCTGCTGGCCCGCGGCTGA
- a CDS encoding SsgA family sporulation/cell division regulator — translation MNTTVSCELHLRLVVSSESSLPVPAGLRYDTADPYAVHATFHTGAEETVEWVFARDLLAEGLHRPTGTGDVRVWPSRSHGQGVVCIALSSPEGEALLEAPARALESFLKRTDAAVPPGTEHRHFDLDTELSHILAES, via the coding sequence ATGAACACCACGGTCAGCTGCGAGCTGCACCTGCGCCTCGTTGTGTCGAGCGAATCGTCACTGCCCGTCCCGGCGGGCCTGCGGTACGACACGGCCGATCCGTATGCCGTGCACGCCACCTTCCACACCGGTGCCGAGGAAACGGTCGAATGGGTATTCGCCCGCGACCTGCTCGCCGAGGGGCTGCACAGGCCCACCGGCACCGGAGACGTCCGAGTCTGGCCGTCCCGCAGTCACGGCCAGGGCGTCGTGTGCATCGCCCTGAGCTCCCCCGAGGGGGAGGCCCTGCTCGAAGCCCCCGCGCGGGCCCTGGAGTCGTTCCTGAAGCGGACCGACGCCGCCGTGCCACCCGGCACCGAGCACCGTCACTTCGACCTGGACACGGAGCTCTCCCACATCCTCGCGGAGAGCTGA
- a CDS encoding aminotransferase class IV, producing MDHGLTVGDGVFETLKAVHGTAFAVDRHLRRLARSARGLGLPEPDLEEVRHACAAVLAANPMPLGRLRVTYTGGTSPLGSERGDTGPTLVVALGTAAARPDTTAVVTVPWTRNEKGALAGLKTTSYGENVVALAQAHRHGASEAVFANTRGRLCEGTGSNVFVVIGGKLLTPPLASGCLAGITRELVAEWSGAEEADLPLDALAQAEEIFLTSSLRDVQGVHTLDGRPVAAAPGPVTAKAMRIFAERAAADVNP from the coding sequence ATGGACCACGGGCTGACCGTCGGCGACGGCGTCTTCGAGACGCTCAAGGCCGTGCACGGCACCGCCTTCGCCGTCGACCGCCACCTGCGGCGCCTCGCCCGCTCCGCGCGCGGCCTCGGGCTGCCCGAGCCCGACCTCGAAGAGGTCCGCCACGCCTGCGCCGCGGTCCTGGCGGCCAACCCCATGCCGCTCGGCCGGCTCCGCGTCACCTACACCGGCGGCACCTCCCCGCTCGGCTCCGAGCGCGGCGACACCGGCCCGACACTGGTGGTGGCCCTCGGCACCGCCGCCGCGCGGCCCGACACCACCGCCGTCGTCACCGTGCCCTGGACCCGCAACGAGAAGGGCGCCCTGGCCGGTCTCAAGACCACCTCGTACGGCGAGAACGTCGTCGCCCTCGCCCAGGCGCACCGGCACGGCGCCTCCGAGGCCGTCTTCGCCAACACCCGGGGGCGGCTCTGCGAGGGCACCGGCTCCAACGTCTTCGTCGTCATCGGCGGCAAGCTCCTCACTCCGCCGCTCGCCTCCGGCTGCCTGGCCGGCATCACCCGCGAGCTGGTCGCCGAGTGGAGCGGCGCCGAGGAGGCCGACCTCCCGCTGGACGCGCTGGCGCAGGCCGAGGAGATCTTCCTGACCTCCTCCCTGCGCGACGTCCAGGGCGTGCACACCCTCGACGGCCGCCCCGTCGCCGCCGCCCCGGGCCCGGTCACCGCCAAGGCGATGCGCATCTTCGCCGAGCGCGCCGCCGCCGACGTGAACCCATGA
- a CDS encoding GNAT family N-acetyltransferase, whose protein sequence is MTTTLRPAEPERRGADGVRSRRFTVCVNSRPVGGITLCTDARFGPEVGRLDALGIEPADRRRGRGTVAALAAEEVLRGWGCRRIDVAVPADAPDAPVALRLAAALGYVERNRAMAKPVPASPAGLPEGSAVRPMNGAEYAAWDERERPDYVQSWIDLGLTPARAAVLAAADYRAALPDGPATPDTALRVLSHHGTDVGHLWLRLAAPAWVFLITIDPAHRGHGHGRSLMLAAERECAAAGVPTLGLNVYTANTPAVRLYDSLGYRPTVHHFSKPLL, encoded by the coding sequence ATGACCACGACGCTGCGCCCCGCCGAGCCGGAGCGGCGGGGCGCCGACGGAGTGCGCTCCCGCCGTTTCACCGTGTGCGTCAACAGCCGCCCGGTCGGTGGGATCACCCTCTGCACCGACGCCCGCTTCGGCCCCGAGGTCGGCCGGCTCGACGCCCTGGGCATCGAGCCCGCCGACCGGCGGCGCGGCCGGGGCACGGTGGCCGCCCTCGCCGCCGAGGAGGTCCTGCGCGGCTGGGGCTGCCGCCGGATCGACGTCGCAGTCCCCGCCGACGCCCCGGACGCCCCCGTCGCGCTCCGGCTCGCCGCCGCACTCGGCTACGTCGAGCGCAACCGGGCCATGGCCAAGCCGGTGCCGGCCTCACCTGCGGGCCTTCCGGAGGGCAGCGCCGTCCGCCCGATGAACGGGGCCGAATACGCCGCCTGGGACGAGCGCGAGCGCCCCGACTACGTCCAGAGCTGGATCGACCTGGGCCTGACCCCGGCCCGGGCCGCCGTGCTCGCCGCCGCCGACTACCGCGCCGCCCTGCCCGACGGCCCCGCCACCCCCGACACTGCCCTGCGCGTCCTGTCCCACCACGGCACCGACGTCGGCCACCTCTGGCTCCGACTCGCGGCCCCCGCCTGGGTCTTCCTCATCACCATCGACCCCGCCCACCGGGGCCACGGCCACGGCCGCTCCCTCATGCTCGCCGCCGAACGCGAATGCGCCGCCGCCGGCGTCCCCACCCTCGGCCTCAACGTCTACACCGCCAACACGCCCGCCGTGCGGCTCTACGACTCCCTGGGCTACCGGCCGACGGTGCACCACTTCAGCAAACCGCTGCTCTGA
- a CDS encoding CGNR zinc finger domain-containing protein encodes MLINHDTKCALDSVVDLINTGPEYDGHEGLPDVLALQDFVERNDVSEVGPLCEPDLKAVREVRDRFAQVFAATTTPEAAALINTLVAEAGTTPQLTDHDGYDWHVHYFAPGASLADHLAADGGMALAFLLVGDERERLRRCDAPDCRRAFVDLSRNRSRRYCDSRTCGNRLHVAAYRARRREAETAS; translated from the coding sequence GTGCTGATCAACCATGACACCAAGTGCGCCCTCGACTCCGTCGTGGATCTGATCAACACCGGCCCCGAGTACGACGGCCACGAGGGCCTGCCGGACGTCCTGGCGCTCCAGGACTTCGTCGAGCGCAACGACGTCAGCGAGGTCGGCCCGCTCTGCGAGCCGGACCTGAAGGCGGTACGGGAGGTGCGCGACCGCTTCGCCCAGGTCTTCGCGGCCACCACCACCCCCGAGGCCGCCGCACTGATCAACACCCTGGTCGCCGAGGCGGGCACCACCCCCCAGCTCACCGACCACGACGGCTACGACTGGCACGTCCACTACTTCGCCCCCGGCGCCTCCCTCGCCGACCACCTCGCCGCCGACGGCGGCATGGCGCTCGCCTTCCTCCTCGTCGGCGACGAGCGCGAGCGCCTGCGACGCTGCGACGCACCGGACTGCCGCCGCGCCTTCGTCGACCTGTCCCGCAACCGCTCCCGCCGCTACTGCGACAGCCGCACCTGCGGCAACCGGCTCCACGTGGCGGCGTACCGGGCCCGGCGGCGCGAGGCGGAAACGGCGAGCTGA
- a CDS encoding chorismate-binding protein: MPDLAPMARFGGFVASDLRDVTTDPAALDSAGFWAVAAGFEGRTVCARFGDVRPEPAAKQPARARWRGPAPADWTSSLDREAYIAGVRRIREYIAAGEVYQANLCRVLSAPIAPGADVDALTALLAHGNPAPYAGTIRLPGHGVEIATASPELFLRRRGSGIESGPIKGTGRTEADLLPKDHAENVMIVDLVRNDLGRVCVTGSVTVPDLCVVEKHPGLVHLVSTVRGELREGAGWAELFAAAFPPGSVTGAPKSSALRIIEELETAPRGPYCGGIGWVDADRGTGELAVGIRTFWIDRTQPGEPFLRFGTGAGITWGSDPEREWDETELKAARLLAVASGEYRGQYRAPYETTYEETQ; the protein is encoded by the coding sequence GTGCCCGACCTCGCTCCCATGGCCAGGTTCGGCGGCTTTGTCGCCTCCGACCTGCGCGATGTCACCACCGACCCCGCCGCTCTGGACTCCGCCGGCTTCTGGGCGGTGGCCGCCGGTTTCGAGGGGCGGACGGTGTGCGCGCGCTTCGGGGATGTACGTCCGGAACCGGCCGCGAAGCAGCCCGCGCGGGCCCGCTGGCGCGGGCCGGCCCCGGCCGACTGGACCTCCTCGCTCGACCGGGAGGCGTACATCGCGGGCGTACGCCGCATACGCGAGTACATCGCGGCCGGCGAGGTCTACCAGGCCAACCTGTGCCGGGTGCTGTCGGCCCCGATCGCGCCCGGCGCGGATGTGGACGCCCTCACCGCGCTGCTGGCGCACGGCAACCCCGCCCCGTACGCGGGAACGATCCGGCTGCCCGGGCACGGGGTCGAGATCGCCACGGCCTCTCCCGAGCTGTTCCTGCGCCGTCGGGGCTCCGGCATCGAGTCCGGGCCCATCAAGGGCACCGGGCGGACGGAGGCGGACCTGCTGCCCAAGGACCATGCCGAGAACGTGATGATCGTCGACCTGGTCCGCAACGACCTCGGCCGGGTGTGCGTCACCGGCAGTGTCACCGTCCCCGACCTGTGCGTGGTGGAGAAGCACCCGGGGCTGGTCCACCTGGTGTCCACCGTGCGAGGCGAGCTGCGCGAGGGCGCCGGCTGGGCGGAGCTGTTCGCCGCGGCCTTCCCGCCCGGCTCGGTGACCGGCGCCCCCAAGTCCAGCGCCCTGCGCATCATCGAGGAGCTGGAGACCGCCCCGCGCGGCCCCTACTGCGGCGGCATCGGCTGGGTCGACGCCGACCGGGGGACCGGCGAGCTGGCGGTGGGCATCCGTACCTTCTGGATCGACCGTACGCAGCCCGGCGAACCGTTTCTGCGGTTCGGAACCGGAGCAGGCATCACCTGGGGCTCGGACCCGGAGCGGGAGTGGGACGAGACCGAGCTGAAGGCGGCCCGGCTGCTGGCGGTAGCGTCGGGGGAGTACCGGGGGCAGTACCGGGCGCCGTACGAGACGACTTACGAGGAGACGCAGTGA